From Aliamphritea hakodatensis:
CGCCGGGCCGGTTTACCCCTGCGCTGCGGCGGTTCGTTTACGTCATCGAAGGTGTCTGACTTTCAGGCCGGGCAGGAAAGTGCTGATGCGCTGATGCCAGCGCTGCTGTCAGGTGCTAACTTTGTGCTGCATTCGGCGGGCTGGCTGGAAGGCGGCCTGACCATGGGCTTTGAGAAGTTCATGCTGGATGCCAACCGACTGGGCATGATGACGAAGATGATGGGCGGCATGGCGCTGGATGAAAATGCCTTTGCACTGGATTCATACCGCCAGCGTACGGGACATAATGAGCACTTCCTGGGAACGGCTCATACCATGGCCAACTACACGGATGTGTTTTATGAGTCGAACACGGCGGATGCCAATTCCTTTGAGCAGTGGGAAATAGAAGGCAGTAAAACCGCTGAGCAACGTGCCCATGAGTTGTTTAAGAAGCAACTGAGCGAGTATCAGGCACCGGCGATTGACCCGGCGGTGGATGAGGCTTTGCAGGCATATATCGCGACTAAAAAGGAGTCGATGCCGGACCGCTGGTACTGAGCAGGTTATGGGCACAGCTAGCAGATACAAAAAAGGCTGATCCGGTAACGGGTCAGCCTTTTTTATGCGGTACAGCGGGTATTACATGCCGTACTCTTCGTAGATCTCTTTCAGACCAGGCTTGTTGGTAATCGCCTCTTCGCGGGTCAGACCCTGAAGTTCGTGCGGGAATACCAGCCATTCGGAAGATTCGTGAATGAAGTAATCCGGCACCAGACCCTCGGTCTTGTTATTCGCCGGCTTGTACCATGGGGTAGCAATGCGGATGTCGTGTGGCGTGTTCAGACGGGCTTTTTCTTTCAGCGTCTTGATCACGGCCTCAACACTCAGGCCAGTATCGAATACATCATCGACAATCAGCAGAGAATCCGGCGCGTTGACGTTACGGATCAGATAATCCAGACCGTGTACGCGGACTTCTTTGGCACGGGAATCGATCCCGGTGTAAGACGAGGTACGGATCGAAATATGGTCGGTTTTTACATCCATGGTTTCCAGCAGTTCCTGTACCGCGATGCCCACCGGAGTACCCCCGCGCCAGACACCGACGATGAAGTCAGGACGAAAACCACTGTTGTACACCTCAATTGCCAGCCGGAATGAATCTTCCAGCAGCTCCTGAGCGCTTAAATATACTTTGTTAACCATAATCGGGCCTATCTTCTGCTGACCGGGGATCGTCCCGGTACTGCTGAATTTTTAAAATGGGGTTCTGCCGGCGTCAACTCTGCCCGGCGGACTGTTGTCAGACAGTTGCCGTTACTGGTGCCAGTAAAGAAAGAGTATCAGGGGTGAACGAATACGACATTA
This genomic window contains:
- a CDS encoding phosphoribosyltransferase, which gives rise to MVNKVYLSAQELLEDSFRLAIEVYNSGFRPDFIVGVWRGGTPVGIAVQELLETMDVKTDHISIRTSSYTGIDSRAKEVRVHGLDYLIRNVNAPDSLLIVDDVFDTGLSVEAVIKTLKEKARLNTPHDIRIATPWYKPANNKTEGLVPDYFIHESSEWLVFPHELQGLTREEAITNKPGLKEIYEEYGM